The Streptomyces achromogenes DNA segment GTGATGCCGGTCCAGGCGCACCGGACCGCCGGGCAGCAGGCTCAGCCCCGGCACGCCCGACTCCTCCGTCCCCTCCCGCAGCGCCGCGTCCGCCAGGGTCGCGTCGCCCGGCTCGCAGTGACCGCCGGTCTGCAGCCACATCCGCATCTTCTTGTGCAGCGTGAGCAGCACACGACCGCGCTCGGGGTCGATCACCAGCGCGCTCGCCGTGACGTGCCCGTCCGCGCAGGCCTTCCACACGCCGTCGGGACGGGCCGCCAGATGGTCCAGATACGTCTGGCACAGCTCTTCCTGGCCCTCGTACCCCTTCAGGACGAGGACCGCGTCGTCGTGCAGGCTCACTTGGTGTCGTCGCCCCCGGAGTCGGTCCCGTCGGCCGGGCCGTCCGCGTCGGCGTCCTTCTTCAGGTTCGGCCCGTCGCCGAGGCCGCCGCCGCTCGCCGCCTCGCCGAGCATCTTGTCCAGCTCCGAGAAGTCCATCTGCTCGCGGTGCACGAACCCGTCCGGGTCGTCCAGGTCGGAGGCCGTGGGCAGCATGTCCGGGTGGGCCCACAGGGCGTCCCGGCCGTCGACCCCGCGCGCGTCCGTCAGCGAGGCCCACAGGCGGGAGGCGTCGCGCAGACGGCGAGGGCGCAGCTCCAGGCCGATCAGCGTCGCGAACGTCTGCTCGGCCGGACCGCCCGTGGCACGGCGGCGGCGCAGGGTCTCACGCAGCGCGTCGGCGGACGACAGGCGCGGCTTGGCGGCCGCGTGCACCACCGCGTCCACCCAGCCCTCGACGAGCGCCAGAGCCGTCTCCAGACGGGCCAGGGCGGCCTTCTGCGCCGGGGTGTCCTCGGGCTGGAACATGCCCTGCTGCAGCGCGTCCTGCAGCTGCTCGGGATTCTGCGGGTCGAACTGCCCGACCACGTCCTCCAGCTTGGCGGTGTCGACCTTGATCCCGCGCGCGTACCCCTCGACCGCGCCGAACAGATGCGAGCGCAGCCACGGCACATGGGCGAAGAGCCGCTGGTGGGCGGCCTCGCGCAGCGCGAGGTAGAGCCGCACCTCGTCCTTCCCGACGCCCAGGTCCTTGCCGAAGGCCTCGATGTTCACCGGCAGCAGCGCGGCGCGCCCGGCCGGACCGAGCGGCAGCCCGATGTCGGTCGAGCCGACGACCTCGCCCGCGAGCACGCCCACGGCCTGGCCGATCTGCGAGCCGAACATCGCGCCGCCCATGGAGTGCATCATGCCGATCAGCGGGCCGGCCATGGCCTGCATCTCCTCCGGCAGGACGTCGCCCATGGCCGCGCCGACCCGCTCGGCGACCGGGTCGACGAGCTCCTTCCACGCGGGCAGCGTCGCCTCGACCCACTCCGCGCGGGACCATGCCACGGCGGACGCGGCGCCGGACGGCAGCGACGTGGCGTCGTCGAGCCAGAGGTCGGCGAGGCGGACGGCCTCCTGGACGGCGGTGCGGTCGGACGGACCGACGCTGGAGTCCTTGACGCCGTCGGAGGTGCCCTGGGCGACCGTCTGGCGGGCGATCTGCTGGGCCATGTCCCAGTTCACCGGGCCGCCCTCGTAGGAGAGCATCTGACCGAGCTGCTGGAACGCGGCCCCCAGGTCGTTGGGGTTCAGTGAACCGAACATCGCGGCGAGCGGATTGTCCGCGCCGGGCGCGCCGAAGCCGCCGGCACCGGGCAGTCCGCCGAAACCGAACGGGTTGGCCGGTCCCTGACCACCGCCGCTCTGCGGGTCCTTCTTGCCCTCGTCGCCGTCCTCCGGCTCCTCCGGCGGAAGGCCGAATCCGAATGGGGTGTCACTCACGGGGTTCCTCGGCTGGTAAGGCCACCGGTTTTCGGCCGGCGGCGACTGCCCTGCAACACCACCCAGCGTAGACACCCCGGCTCGATCGGGCCTCGGTGCTTCGCCGACTCCTGCCCTGCGGCAGGATGGATGCCACCTGGTACGTACGCGTCACTCGCGCCCGTATGCCAAGACAACCGCTGGAGACACCTGGTGAGTTCCCCAGATCCGCAGGTTCGCGCAGCGCGAAACCCTTCGGCCCGGGCCGGTGCCCGAGGGCCCGTCGTCGCCGTGACCGGCGCGGCGACCGGGGTGGGCGCGCTGCTCACGGAGCGGCTCGCCGCATCGGAGGAGGTCAAGCAGGTCGTCGCCATCGACGAGCGGCGAGGCGAGTGCGACGCGGCGCAGTGGCACATCCTCGACGTCCGTGACCCCGCGATCGCCGACAAGCTGCGCGGCGCCGACGTCGTGGTCCACCTCGCGCTCGACCTCGACCTGGGGAGTGACGCCGCCGCCCGGACGGCCTACAACGTGCGCGGTACGCAGACGGTGCTGACGGCCGCCGCGGCGGCCGGGGTGCGCCGCGTCGTGCTGTGCACCTCCGCGATGGTCTACGGGGCGCTGGAGGACAACGAGCTGCCGCTCTCGGAGGACGCGGAGCTGCGGGCGACGGCGGAGGCGACCGGCGTCGGGGACCTCCTGGAGATCGAACGGCTCGCGCGCCGCGCGCCCCGGGCGCATCCCGGTCTGAACGTCACCGTGGTGCGGCCCGCGATCCTGGTCGGCGGCACGGACACGGCACTGACCCGGTACTTCGAGTCGCCGCGCCTGCTGGTCGTCGCCGGATCGCGGCCGGCCTGGCAGTTCTGCCACGTCGAGGACCTGGTGAGCGCCCTGGAGTACGCCGTCCTGGAGAAGGTCGACGGGGAACTCGCCGTCGGGTGCGACGGGTGGCTGGAGCAGGAGGAGGTCGAGGAGCTCAGCGGGATCCGGCGCATGGAGCTGCCGTCGGCGGTCGCCCTGGGCGCCGCCGCGCGGCTGCACCGGATCGGCCTGACGCCGTCCCCGGCGGGCGACCTGGCGTACACGATGTACCCCTGGGTGGTGAGCGGAAGCCGGCTGCACGACGCGGGGTGGCGGCCGGGCTGGACCAACGAGGAGGTCCTGGCGGAGCTGCTGGAGGAGGTGGCCGGACGCCGCACCGTCGTCGGTCGGCGGCTGGGGCGCAAGGACGCGACGGCTGCGGGGGCGGCCGGCGCGACGGTCGCTCTGCTGGGTGCCGCGGCCGTGGTGCGACGGGCCCGGAAGGCCCGGCGGCGCTGAGCGGCGGGTGGCGGGCTGCGGCGCCCGCCACCCCGACAGGCACCTGCCACGCCGGAGCAGGGACGGGCCGGTGCTTTGGGGCGACCTCCGAAGCGCCACACGTGCGTACCGGGTGATCACGCTATTTCGCCTGTTCCCCGGGGTGCGGCACGATAGGGGTATGGCAGCCAACGACCAGCATCCCGGCGAGCGGGCCGCGCAGGATCCCATCAAGCTGATCGCCGTTCGCGACACTCCGCTCTCCCTGGACGAGGTCTTCAAGGCGGTCGGGGACGACGCGGCCGGCGGGACTGCGCTCTTCGTGGGCACCGTGCGCGACCACGACGAGGGCGCCGACGTCGACGCGCTCGGATACTCCTGCCACCCGAGCGCCGAGGCGGAGATGCGGCGGATCGCCGAGAAGGTGGCGGCCGAGTACCCGGTGCGGGCCCTGGCGGCCGTCCACCGGGTGGGGGATCTGGCCGTGGGCGACCTGGCGGTCGTCGTGGCCGTGTCCTGCCCGCATCGCGGGGAGGCCTTCGAGGCGTGCCGGAAGCTGATCGACGACCTCAAGCACGAGGTGCCCATCTGGAAGCACCAGAAGTTCTCCGACGGCACCGAGGAATGGGTCGGCGCGTAGCGCCGTCGTTGAGGGGTGGTGGTCGGGCGACGGGTGGGCGGGTGGGGGCCTGCTGATCCACCGGCCACCCGTCCGGTTGCGTAACCGGACCCCTGCCGTGAGCGTTGTCACTGCGGATGGTTAATCTGCTGATCAGTCAGTTGTGGTGGCTCACTGGGGTTGGGAGGTCGGCATGGCGGCGCTCGCCTGGTTGCTGATTCCGCTTGTCGCCGCGATCGGCGCGGGGCTGTGGGGGAGTTGGGCCAACCGGACCCGCAAGGCCCGCGGCGACGGCCCTGAGCTGGACGGATACGCCCGCTTCCGGGCCGCCATGGAGAAGCCGCACTCCCGCGCGTGACCCGGGTGGCAGCCCTGACCGTGCGCTGACAGAGGCGTCCCGTACTGTCGAGTCATGCCACGCCGCACCGCGACGATGCTCGCCTCCACCTTGATCCTCATCGCGCTTCTGTGCGCGGGAGTGCTCATCCCCGTGCCGTACTCGGAGATGTCCCCGGGCCCGACGGTGAACACGCTCGGCGATCACGACGGCGAGCCGGTGCTGCAGATCTCCGGGCGCAAGACCTACGCGACCAGCGGCCATCTCAACATGACCACGGTGCGGGTGACCAGTGCCGACTACCGGATGAACCTCGTCGAGGCCGTCTACGGATGGCTCGCGCACGACAACAAGGTCGTCCCGCACGACACGCTCTACCCGGACGGCAAGACCGAGGAGCAGTCCACCCAGGAGAACGCCGAGGAGTTCAGCCAGTCCCAGGAGAGCGCCAAGGTCGCCGCCCTGAAGGAGCTGAAGGTCCCCGTGACGTCCTGGGTGATCGTCTCGACCGTGGTGAAGGGGTCCCCGGCGGAGGGCAGGCTGCACGCCGGAGACGTGATCAAGGCCGTGGACGGCACCGCGGTCAAGGAGCCGGGTGACGTCGCCAAGCTGGTGACCGAGCACAAGGCCGGCGAGAACGTCGTCTTCACGATCGTTCCGGCGAAGGAGCAGGCGGCCGCAGAGAAGGCGCACAGGACGGCGACGGCCACACAGAAGGTCTCGATCACCACCGCGGCCTCCGACGACAGCGGCGAGAAGCGCGCCATCGTCGGGATCTCGGCCGGGACCGACCACACCTTCCCGTTCACCGTCGACATCAAGCTCGCCGACGTCGGCGGCCCCAGCGCCGGCCTGATGTTCGCGCTCGGCATCTACGACAAGCTCACCCCGGGCAGTCTCACCGGCGGAAAGTTCGTCGCCGGCACCGGGACCATCGACGACGACGGCAAGGTCGGCCCGATCGGCGGCATCGAATTGAAGACCGTCGGCGCGCGCAGCCAGGGCGCCCAGTTCTTCCTGACGCCCGCCGACAACTGCAAGGCAGCCGCCGAGGACACCCCCTCGGGGCTCAGGCTCGTCAAGGTCGACACCATCGACGACGCCCTCGCCGCCCTCGAGGACATCCGCGGCGGCGACACCGCCGCCCTGCCGAAGTGCACGAAGTAGCCGCCGGGTAGCCGGGACCCGGCCGAACGGCAGGCCCCGGGCCCCGGGAGGCCGACAGGAAGCTGCTGCCGGCCGCCCCGCCGGGGCCCGCGAGCCCCTGCTAGTCCGCGAACGTCGCCGACAGCGCCTCCGCGAGGCCCGGGACCAGCCCGGCGCCCGTGAGGACCTCCGTCGGGGCGTCCTTCTCGCGCAGCCGCAGGGCCGAGTCGCGGGTGCCGTCGCGCAGCACGCCGACCGTCATCCGGACCTCGTGGCGGTCGGGGTGCTCGGCCACCCACTTCGCGAGCTTCGCGTCGCTGAGGCCCTGCGGGACCTGGGACTCGGCGGACGGCGGAAGCATCAGACGCTCGACGGTGAGGGCGCAGCCCACCACGGCGTCCGGCCACGCGATCGTGGCGAGGAACTCGTCGAGCGGCTTGTCCGTTGGCACTTCGTCCTGCTCGATCGGGGTGAGACCGGTGGTCTCGGGCTCGTCCTGAAGGCCGAGCTGGGTCGCGAGCGACGGTTCCTGGGCTCGCAGCCGAGCGGTGTCTACGAGGGCGAAAAGGCGGGCGGGCTGGTCCCAGCCGAGGCCGGAGGCGTACTCGTCGATCTCGAGCACGGCCCGGGTGAGCGGGCTCGCCGCCATGGGAGTGTTGGACATGGTCACAATCCTCTCTCGTTCCTGGGCGGAATCGGGAACCGAGTAAACGGTGAGTAAGTTGCATAGGTGTGGGCCCGCGATCACCGGGGGCCACGAACGGTCCACGAACACGCGGGCCTGACGGATCAACTGCGACATTCGAGGTGCGCACCTTGGCTTTCCAGATGCCGGACCGCGGCGGAGGCCCCACGGGGCCGCGGATCAGAGTGGGCCGCCCGTCCCGGCGCGTCCGGACCTTGCTGACGACGCTGGGCGTCCTGGCCGTACTCGGCATGGCGTTCACGATGTTCGCCGGGTTCTGGACGGACTGGCTCTGGTACCGCTCGGTGAACTACTCGTCCGTCTTCACGACCATGCTCTGGACCAAGATCGGGCTCTTTTTCGTCTTCGGTCTGCTGATGGCCCTCGCGGTCGGCTTCAACATCTGGCTGGCCCACCGGCTGCGGCCGCCGCTGAGCGCGATGTCGGTGGAGCAACAGAGCCTCGACCGCTACCGCATGGGCATCGCGCCGTACAAGACATGGCTGCTGCTCGGCATCACCGCCCTCGTCGGCCTGATCGCCGGCGCCTCGGCGGCGGGGCAGTGGCGCACGTGGCTGATGTGGGTCAACGGGGTGTCCTTCGGACAGAAGGACCCGCAGTTCCACCTCGACGTGTCGTTCTTCGCCTTCGACCTGCCCTGGTACCGGTTCCTGCTCGGCTTCGGCTTCGCCGCCACGATCCTCTCCCTGATCGCCGCCGCGCTGACCCACTACCTGTACGGCGGGCTGCGCGTCACCAGCCCCGGCGCGCGGGCCACCGCCGCGGCCACCGGGCACCTGTCGGTGCTGCTGGGCGTCTTCGTCGCGCTGAAGGCGGTCGCCTACTGGCTCGACCGTTACGGCCTGGCGGTGAAGTCCAGCGACTTCAAGGCCACGGACAACTGGACGGGTCTTCGGTACGTCGACGCCAACGCCTATCTGCCGGCCAAGACGATCCTGTTCTGCATCGCCGTCATCTGCGCCCTGCTGTTCTTCGCCACGCTGTGGCGGCGCACCTGGCAGCTGCCCGTGATCGGCTTCGGCCTGATGGTGCTCTCGGCGATCCTCATCGGCGGGCTGTACCCGGCGATCGTCCAGAAGTTCCAGGTCCAGCCCAACGAGCAGGCCAAGGAAGCCCCGTACGTCGCGAAGAACCTCAAGGCGACACGTGAGGCGTACGGCATCGACGGCACGCAGGTCACCGAGTACTCGGGCACGAGCACCACCAAGGACAAGACGACTCTGCGCGACGACGTCGACGCGACGGCGAGCATCCGGGTCCTGGACCCGAACATCGTCTCCCCGACGTTCCAGCAGCTCCAGCAGATGCGCAAGTACTACGCGTTCCCGACCAACCTGGACGTGGACCGCTACAACGTGAAGGGCGCCGACCAGGACACGGTGATCGGTCTGCGCGAGCTGAACCTCGCGGGCGTGGACAAGCAGAACTGGATCAACAACCACTTCCGCTACACCCACGGTTACGGGGTGGTCGCGGCGAACGGGACCACGTCCGACTCCGAGGGCCGTCCCCTGTTCACCGAGTCCAACCTGCCGTCCGAGGGCGAGCTCGGCACGTACGAGCAGCGCGTCTACTACGGCGAGAAGACGACCACGTACTCGATCGTCGGCGGTCCCCAGAAGGAGATCGACTACTCCGACGACGCGGGGGAGAAGACCACCAGCTATCGGGGCAAGAGCGGGGTCAACCTCTCCAACCCGGTCAACCGCGCCGCGTACGCGGTGGCGTTCGGCGAGCCGCAGATCCTCTACTCCGGCGCGATCGGCGAGGGTTCGCGGATTCTGTACAACCGCACGCCCAAGGATCGTGTGGAGGCGGTCGCCCCCTGGCTGACCATCGACGGCGACGCCTATCCGGCCGTGGTCGACGGCCGCATCCAGTGGATCGTCGACGCGTACACGACGACGAACGGCTACCCGTACGCCTCCCGTACGACCCTCGGCGACACGACGGCCGACTCACTGACCGCCACCAACGACAACCGGGCGGTGGTGGCCCAGCAGAACCAGGTCAACTACATCCGCAACTCGGTGAAGGCCACCGTCGACGCGTACACCGGCGAGGTCAGGCTCTTCCAGTGGGACACCGAGGACCCGGTCCTGAAGACCTGGATGAAGGCGTTCCCCGGCACGGTGAAGGCCAAGTCGGCGATCTCCAAGTCGCTGATGGCCCATCTGCGGTACCCGCAGGACCTGTTCAAGGTCCAGCGCGAGCTGCTCACCCGCTACCACGTGAAGGACGCCACGACGTTCCTCAGCGGCAGCGAGGTGTGGCAGGTGCCGGACGACCCGTCCAACAAGTCGGGCGACGCGGTGCCGCCGTACTACCTGAGCATGAAGATGCCCGACCAGAAGGCACAGGCGTTCTCGCTGACGACGACGCTCACGCCCAACGGCAGGGACAACCTCAGCGCGTTCAT contains these protein-coding regions:
- a CDS encoding NUDIX hydrolase, which translates into the protein MSLHDDAVLVLKGYEGQEELCQTYLDHLAARPDGVWKACADGHVTASALVIDPERGRVLLTLHKKMRMWLQTGGHCEPGDATLADAALREGTEESGVPGLSLLPGGPVRLDRHHTPCAWHYDVQYAALAPAGAVETISDESLDLRWFAYDEVGSVADTSVVRLLEAARARL
- a CDS encoding zinc-dependent metalloprotease — protein: MSDTPFGFGLPPEEPEDGDEGKKDPQSGGGQGPANPFGFGGLPGAGGFGAPGADNPLAAMFGSLNPNDLGAAFQQLGQMLSYEGGPVNWDMAQQIARQTVAQGTSDGVKDSSVGPSDRTAVQEAVRLADLWLDDATSLPSGAASAVAWSRAEWVEATLPAWKELVDPVAERVGAAMGDVLPEEMQAMAGPLIGMMHSMGGAMFGSQIGQAVGVLAGEVVGSTDIGLPLGPAGRAALLPVNIEAFGKDLGVGKDEVRLYLALREAAHQRLFAHVPWLRSHLFGAVEGYARGIKVDTAKLEDVVGQFDPQNPEQLQDALQQGMFQPEDTPAQKAALARLETALALVEGWVDAVVHAAAKPRLSSADALRETLRRRRATGGPAEQTFATLIGLELRPRRLRDASRLWASLTDARGVDGRDALWAHPDMLPTASDLDDPDGFVHREQMDFSELDKMLGEAASGGGLGDGPNLKKDADADGPADGTDSGGDDTK
- a CDS encoding SDR family oxidoreductase, with translation MSSPDPQVRAARNPSARAGARGPVVAVTGAATGVGALLTERLAASEEVKQVVAIDERRGECDAAQWHILDVRDPAIADKLRGADVVVHLALDLDLGSDAAARTAYNVRGTQTVLTAAAAAGVRRVVLCTSAMVYGALEDNELPLSEDAELRATAEATGVGDLLEIERLARRAPRAHPGLNVTVVRPAILVGGTDTALTRYFESPRLLVVAGSRPAWQFCHVEDLVSALEYAVLEKVDGELAVGCDGWLEQEEVEELSGIRRMELPSAVALGAAARLHRIGLTPSPAGDLAYTMYPWVVSGSRLHDAGWRPGWTNEEVLAELLEEVAGRRTVVGRRLGRKDATAAGAAGATVALLGAAAVVRRARKARRR
- a CDS encoding molybdenum cofactor biosynthesis protein MoaE, producing the protein MAANDQHPGERAAQDPIKLIAVRDTPLSLDEVFKAVGDDAAGGTALFVGTVRDHDEGADVDALGYSCHPSAEAEMRRIAEKVAAEYPVRALAAVHRVGDLAVGDLAVVVAVSCPHRGEAFEACRKLIDDLKHEVPIWKHQKFSDGTEEWVGA
- a CDS encoding YlbL family protein; its protein translation is MPRRTATMLASTLILIALLCAGVLIPVPYSEMSPGPTVNTLGDHDGEPVLQISGRKTYATSGHLNMTTVRVTSADYRMNLVEAVYGWLAHDNKVVPHDTLYPDGKTEEQSTQENAEEFSQSQESAKVAALKELKVPVTSWVIVSTVVKGSPAEGRLHAGDVIKAVDGTAVKEPGDVAKLVTEHKAGENVVFTIVPAKEQAAAEKAHRTATATQKVSITTAASDDSGEKRAIVGISAGTDHTFPFTVDIKLADVGGPSAGLMFALGIYDKLTPGSLTGGKFVAGTGTIDDDGKVGPIGGIELKTVGARSQGAQFFLTPADNCKAAAEDTPSGLRLVKVDTIDDALAALEDIRGGDTAALPKCTK
- a CDS encoding PPA1309 family protein, with translation MSNTPMAASPLTRAVLEIDEYASGLGWDQPARLFALVDTARLRAQEPSLATQLGLQDEPETTGLTPIEQDEVPTDKPLDEFLATIAWPDAVVGCALTVERLMLPPSAESQVPQGLSDAKLAKWVAEHPDRHEVRMTVGVLRDGTRDSALRLREKDAPTEVLTGAGLVPGLAEALSATFAD
- a CDS encoding UPF0182 family membrane protein, whose translation is MPDRGGGPTGPRIRVGRPSRRVRTLLTTLGVLAVLGMAFTMFAGFWTDWLWYRSVNYSSVFTTMLWTKIGLFFVFGLLMALAVGFNIWLAHRLRPPLSAMSVEQQSLDRYRMGIAPYKTWLLLGITALVGLIAGASAAGQWRTWLMWVNGVSFGQKDPQFHLDVSFFAFDLPWYRFLLGFGFAATILSLIAAALTHYLYGGLRVTSPGARATAAATGHLSVLLGVFVALKAVAYWLDRYGLAVKSSDFKATDNWTGLRYVDANAYLPAKTILFCIAVICALLFFATLWRRTWQLPVIGFGLMVLSAILIGGLYPAIVQKFQVQPNEQAKEAPYVAKNLKATREAYGIDGTQVTEYSGTSTTKDKTTLRDDVDATASIRVLDPNIVSPTFQQLQQMRKYYAFPTNLDVDRYNVKGADQDTVIGLRELNLAGVDKQNWINNHFRYTHGYGVVAANGTTSDSEGRPLFTESNLPSEGELGTYEQRVYYGEKTTTYSIVGGPQKEIDYSDDAGEKTTSYRGKSGVNLSNPVNRAAYAVAFGEPQILYSGAIGEGSRILYNRTPKDRVEAVAPWLTIDGDAYPAVVDGRIQWIVDAYTTTNGYPYASRTTLGDTTADSLTATNDNRAVVAQQNQVNYIRNSVKATVDAYTGEVRLFQWDTEDPVLKTWMKAFPGTVKAKSAISKSLMAHLRYPQDLFKVQRELLTRYHVKDATTFLSGSEVWQVPDDPSNKSGDAVPPYYLSMKMPDQKAQAFSLTTTLTPNGRDNLSAFMAVDSEAGTPDYGKIRILKLPTSTTVDGPKQVQSQFNSEQDIAESIRLLKGGDSDIEYGNLLTVPLDGGLLYVEPVYVRGGGLKYPLLKKVLVTYGGNTAFEDTLDEALNKVFGAEGTTPPPADEPGGTTPPPTSSNPTVREALADAQKAFAAGQEALKKPDWAAYAKAQKDLEDALKRAEAAQTAADKGTKPSSSPSPTGSASPSGGSSGGSGSKPSPTPSPSSG